The stretch of DNA CAGCACATATTGAGAGTCCCGTCCCAGCGTACTACAGGTTTGAAAAATGGCGCAGCGCAGGGAGGTCTTGTCCCGAAATATTCCAGCGAAAAAGGTGGAAACTGATTGTCCCGTTCAATCACCAGGCGGAATCCGTCTTCTTCATGGCTTTTCAAGCCAAAGGATGCCTTGACTTCGTCGAACAGGCGGTCTGTTTCAAGCTGCCTGGACTCTGGTTTGAAATTGGGGCGCTTGATCCAGACAGTATCCTTAAATATTTTCGAAACTTTCAACAAGTCCAGTTTCCAGGTTTCGTGAGGATAAATTGGATGATTGACAGTGAATATCTCAGCAGGCCATAAGGAGCATCCCGAATCATGCTTCGGATATTTCGCTCTGTACGATTCCTTGTCAAAATGCGCTTTGGCAGCCTGAAAAACAGCGTTACTGCGCGAGCAGTTCCGGAAATACTCCTTCCAGTAATCAATAAATGCAGGCAGCTCTTCCCTGTTTGCCTCTTGCAGCAGGAACTGAATCCGCAAAGCAGGCAGCAGCTGACCTAGAGTTTCGCGGGTTTCCACAAATTTCCGGATATTGGAAAGCACTTTATCGAGTTCTCCGCCGACCCGGATGCGATTGTAATTTTCCTTTTTTATGGAATCTAGAGAAATCGTCAGCATCGGCATTTTGATATCTGAAAAAAGCAGCAGATCCCTGATTCTGCCGTCCAGCTTCATCCCGTTAGTATGCAGATCGATCTGGGCGAACAGCGAGTCCTGTTCCATTAAAAGCAGCAGCAGCGAAAAAATGTGATCAAAATCAGGATGTAAAAGAGGTTCCCCGAACCAGAAAAGCTGGATCTCGAAAAAGCGCATCCTGGATTTTTTTAAGTCGTCCATGATCTTGCGGAACAGCCCGGGATGCAGAAATCCACTCTCTTTTCCATGCACTTCCCTGCTTCCCATGCCCTGATTGCAGGACGGGCAGGCCAGATTGCACCTGTCGGTCAGCTCCAGCTGCAGGGTGTGCTTCTGATAAGGGTACAGCTCACGGATCAGGCGGAAGTAGTCGGAATTCATCAATGGATTTCTTCCCTTTAGAGGATATTTAGTAATGCAATTTTAAACATTATAACAAATCCCTACAATCATGACAGCGAAGTATAGTTCATATTTTTCATCTTCTATCTTCCGATGCAGCAGATTGTAACTGGAATCCCCAGTTATCAGGGATACAATCAAATCATCAGACCGGATGATGGCAGATCTCTGAAAATCATCCGGGAAAAAGCTTCAAAAATAGGAGGTATGCAATGAGAAAGCAAGTAATGGGAGTGCTGGCCGCAGCTGTGCTGT from Candidatus Wallbacteria bacterium encodes:
- a CDS encoding SPASM domain-containing protein; translated protein: MNSDYFRLIRELYPYQKHTLQLELTDRCNLACPSCNQGMGSREVHGKESGFLHPGLFRKIMDDLKKSRMRFFEIQLFWFGEPLLHPDFDHIFSLLLLLMEQDSLFAQIDLHTNGMKLDGRIRDLLLFSDIKMPMLTISLDSIKKENYNRIRVGGELDKVLSNIRKFVETRETLGQLLPALRIQFLLQEANREELPAFIDYWKEYFRNCSRSNAVFQAAKAHFDKESYRAKYPKHDSGCSLWPAEIFTVNHPIYPHETWKLDLLKVSKIFKDTVWIKRPNFKPESRQLETDRLFDEVKASFGLKSHEEDGFRLVIERDNQFPPFSLEYFGTRPPCAAPFFKPVVRWDGTLNMCCNDPLGELALGNLHELSFDELWFSQQAKAVREAMLEGKFNDLKICRDCRNMDGITITREQGLEFMKKYQGSRA